The Candidatus Brocadia sp. DNA segment CACCATACACGTTACCAGTTATTCCATTGACGTAATTCCAGAAATTACCACCGCGCTGCCACCAGTCGCTCGTGGCAGCCCAGGTACCATGAATAATAATCGTCATCTCCTGTCTCTGTTCAGCCTTTGCCGTCTTTTGAAATGGCGGAATCAGCCTTGCACTCAGCTCTTCAAAATTACGAAGGAGTGATGGATGTCTGGCTGACTCATCAGTAGCAATATTCCGCGTGAGATCAACAGACTTCTCTGCAATGAGAAAACGCACATAATTCCTGGCGCTTGCCTCGTTCTCTTTTAGTTTCGTCAAATCCATGCCCTCGGGAAGTAACGATAACACATACAATCCAAACATCGACAAATCGGCATTCGGACTTGCCAGCAGCCACTGTATATCATTGAGGGAAATCTCATCCTGATTAAGAGATTTGATTGTCCGTGGCACTTCAAGCAGTTGTGTTATGCGATAGACTAATTCTTCTTCTTCTTTCAACAATTGCATAGTACTTTCCTCCTGATTGCATTCATTAAAGGTAGTGGGAGTAGTTTCAGGGATTTCTTTGAGATAGGCATCTTGCTTTATCCAGGAGACAAGAATCCATACGATAAGGCAGACCTTGTCGTGAACTCAGTCAAACGAGATTCCGGTATTATTCAATTTCTCCAATACATCTGACCTGATAGTGGTCAAAATAAAAGGCACCTTTTAAGTCACAAAACAATTAATACTAAGAGTAAGGGAATGAGTCAAGCGCATAATATACCACAAAGCATTAATAAGTCATACGTTAGGCCGAACTCTACTTATGCCTCAAAAATTATTTCCCAGAGCACTGTCAGGATTTAGAATCCTAACGATGTTAATTTGATCTGATGAATGCGGGAACATCAGAAATTTTGTTTTTTAATCTCAAAATTCCATATCTGCCTGCCTGTTTTTCCTGCCTTCTTTAGCTGTTCTTTATAAAATATTTTATATTTCATTAAGTATTCGGCGACTTTTAAAAATATATCTCATGACAGACATCCACCCCCTGCACCCCCGCCAGCGGTGGACAACAACTGTCCCCCGCTGGCGGAGGATTAAGGGGGTGGGCAGGCTTGCTTCATGACTTCAAACTTTTTAGCATATCCAGTATATCCTTTTCCACCGATTCAATATCATTGTCAATTTCTTCCAGAAAACGTGGGGGCTGGTATTTGTAGAAATAACGGTTGAAGTTGATTTCGTAGCCCACACGACCACTATTGTTATCTTTCTCGTCCCTATAATCTTCATTAATCCATGCATCAGGGGCATAAGGCTTAACCTACGAAAACCATATGTCGTACTTATGCCGTACCCATCCATGCAACAGGGCAATGCCCTGTTGCATAAAACAACAATGAAAATCTCTTGATTGCCTTGAAATTATTGATAAAATCAAAGAAATATTAAAACACATAAATAAAAGAAAAAGAAAGACCACTATGTTACGCGGAATAATATTCGATATGGACGGCACGCTCACGAAACCAAATGTTGACTTCGCAGCCCTTGAACGGGAAATCGGCGCAAAAGTGGGGTTTATCATCGATTATGCAGAAAAGTCAAGCCCTGAGGAGCGGCAAAGGGCGCTGGAAATCCTTGAACGTTATGAGGCACAGGCGGCAATGGAGTCCGAACTCAATGAAGGGGTACTGGAAATGCTTGAATTTGTCTCCAAAAAACAGTTAAAAAAGGCGCTTTTAACCCGTAATTCCCGCAAATCGGTGAATACGGTGCTTCGTAAACACAATTTGCATTTTGAATTTATCGTGAGCCGGGAAGATACCAAACCAAAACCAGCCCCTGATCCAATTTTTCTGCTAAGCAAAAGGATGGATATCCATACCGATCACTTGTTAATGGTGGGTGATTACAAGTATGATATCATGTGCGGTAAGGCAGCGGGAACCAAGACAGCCCTGCTGCGCTATGCAGAGTACGTAGAAACGGAAATATCTCCTGACTTTGAAATAAATAGTATCCGGGAAGTCATCCACATAATCGAGCATTTTGAAAAAATGAGCACAGATTTGAATGGAGGACGCAGTGAATAGAAACAAGTTCATTTTATTTACCCTCTTCATCACGGGTAGTATCTTTTTTCATGGGCTGGCCTTTTCGATGGCAGCTTCTGTAGCAAAAAACCTCGACGATATCCTCTCAGAGATAGATAAGGCCAATAATGCATTCAAGACCCTGAAGGCGGATGTAACGTTTACCCGCACCATCACCCTGCTTGAATCTACCGAAACATCACAGGGAGAGATGCATTACAAAAAACCCAAAAGGCTGTATCTGAAATTTTACCCACCCCGCAATGAGATAAATGTTGTGGACGGGAAATATGTATGGGTATATCACCCGGCAGAGAAGCAGGTAGAAAAATATGAAATGAATCAAAGCAAGCAGTCCTCGCAGGGGCTCAGTTTCTTTGAATTTGGTTACGGAGAATCTGTGGAATCTGCAAAAAAAGATTATACAATTACCCTGCGGGAAACAAAGGAAGTCGGTAAAAAACGGTTTTATATCCTGGATTTAGTACCCAAAGAACCAAAATCCCAATATTCCAATATCCGCCTGTGGGTAGAGGACGGATTCTGGCTGCCGGGCAGGATAGAACTGTACGAGAGCGAGGGCGAAGTGGTTAATGTCATCGAGCTGAAAAACATTAAGCTGAACAAGAGCATGTCCGACAAGCTGTTCATATTCAAAGTACCAAGAGGGGTCGAGGTTATCGAACCATTTAAATAAAGCTTGTACAAATAGGGCAAAGCAACCCAGGAATCTTGATTACAACCTCCCAAAACACGAACGCGGCATTTCTGCTGCCTGATGGTTTATCCTTAATTTTTGTACGGCAATTTCATTTGTATTAACCGGCCGGTCGGCAAAACGTACCAAAGCCACAGTCCTGATTCAGGTAGATTTGTTAACGTTACCTGCCAAGTATCCTGAGACCAGCCACACCTGAGAGAATAAATAGAATGCAACAAATACGACCCCAGTCACGAGGCTCATGAAACAGGAATATACCTGCTACCACTGTTCCAATGGTGCCGATACCAGTCCATACCGCATAAGAAGTACCGATAGGAAGGCCACGTGCCGCGATGCCTAAGAGCACAAAACTCATTATCATGGCAAATGCAGTCACCACTGACGGCAATAGCCGTGTAAAGCCGTGAGTATATTTCAGTCCAACAGCCCAGACAACTTCAAAGACACCTGCTATAAGCAAAATAATCCAACTCATATTTGACATGGAGAGAAAACGATAAAAATACACAGAAAAAGTCTGTCTATCGTGGAATTTTTTTCCGATAAAACCTTTATTTTAAAATAAAAATTCTCATAATTACAATGCTAAAATAAATTGTAATGCATTATTATTTCCATTATATAATTGCTACCTCAATCCTGCGGGATTGGTAAACCGGCGATGTTTCATGACGGCGGCCATTGCGACTGTCATGACGTACTTTTACTCTGCCCCACCCCTGAGAACAAAACGATTAGGGATTATTGCCAATATTACCATTGCCATACCTCAAAGTCGCAAAGAACGGGTATTGAAATAGTCAAAGCATGACGAAAAACATTTTAATTAATAACCTTAACAAAGACACCAGCCTTCAGACTGTTTAAATACTGGTTTTTTAATCTACTAATTTCTTCACGATAAATTTTTTTGTAAATTTCCTCCTGTACTGTTTCAAATTCCTGTACTTTCTCAGGCTTGATAAGTTCCATTTTGAAGATATGATATCCAACAGGAGATTCGATAATTTTGCTACATTCATTATCCTTTAAATTATAAGCGGCATCCCGGAGGTCTTTCCTTAATTCGTTGACTTCCTCAAAAGTCCACAGGCCACCGTTTTCTGCTTTCTGACCATCAGAGTATTGTTTGGCCAGCGCTGAAAAGTCCTCACCTTTTTTAATCCGATTCATTACATTTTGTGCTACAGAAAAGGTTTCTTCTTTACTATTGTTATGAGCTGAGAATTTAATCATGATATGTCGTAAGCTCACCTCTTTCTTCTGCCGGAATTCGTCAATATTTTCCGTATAATAGCGCCTTAGTAATTTAGGCTGGACTTTAACCTTGTTATAGACATTCTCCTTCATAATCTTGTCTATCATAATGTCTTCTTTGAGCTCGTTTTTCTTTTCGATAGGATTTATCCCCTGGGACTCAGCAATTTCATAATATTTTGATAAAGAACCCACATTCTTAACGGCCCCTTTCATGAAAGAGTCAAGGTCTTTTTCGACCTCTTTCATTTGCATCATATCCGTACCGAATATCCGCTGCGCCTCTTTAATCAGAACCTTTCTGTTAATCAATTCTTCCAGCGTATCCTTCAATATTTCGTCAACTTTCTCAAGAAACTCCTTTTCTTTATATCTTTCTTGCGCTTCTTTAATGGCTACTGCCGCACGTCTGACAATGTCTCCCTGGGTAATTATCTCATCGCCCACAATGGCCTTAATAGAATTAATGCTGTTTCCGCTCAAATCGCTCACAGCCCCATATGAAACGGAAAACTTAATAAAAAAAACAGACAAAACCGCTATGCTATATCGTATCAACATTTTCATGATACATCCCCTTATAAAAGATTTGGAGATATCATTTTATCGTTTTCTTCTAAATTTTAATAGTTTTTTTCAGAAATTCCAGTAAATCCTCTGACGGCATTTCTTTTTCGGGAAGTCTCAGATGCAAGGTGTCTTTGTTGATAACACGGATATGCTTTTTCAGTTTATACAAACTTGTCTCCGCTTTTTTCAAATCAGCAACCTGTATAATTAAAACACCATCTACCCTTACCATAGAACGAATTTTCGATTGCTGGGCAATAATCCTTAATTCGCTCTCAGAAAGGAGGTTTCTTACCGGATAAGGTAAATTACCAAAGCGGTCTGTTATTTCATCTGCAATAGACCTTACCTCCTCCGAGGTAATGGAACGATTCAGCCTCCGGTAGATATCCATTTTTAAAGCATCCTCCCGGATATAATTATTGGGAATAAAAGATTCCAGATCAAGATCAATGGAAACATCCAGGGGCTCGCTTATCGGTTCATGCCTTGCCTTTCTCACCGCCAATTCCAATAACCGGCAATACATCTCATACCCTACAGCAGCAATATGGCCATGCTGCTCTGTTCCCAGGATATTCCCGGCACCACGGATTTCCAGATCACGTATAGCAATCCGAAACCCTGCACCCAATTCAGCAAATTCCTCAATAGCCTTCACGCGTTTTTCTGCTTCAGGGGTAATCGGCCGGTCGATGGGTAAGATAATATAGGCATATGCATGATGTTTGTATCGACCCACTCTTCCCCGCAACTGATGCAGATCAGCGAGACCGAACGTATCGGCACAATTGATAAATATCGTGTTGACGTTTGGAATGTCCAGACCTGATTCAATGATCGTCGTGGACACCAGGATATCGGCACGACCTTCTACAAATTCGCGCATCCTTTGTTCCATAAGTCTTTCATCCATCTGTCCATGAACCGTCATGATCCTTGCCTCCGGCACAATCCCGGATAACGTCCTGGCAATACGTTCGATATTATACACACGGTTATGAACAAAGTACACCTGACCATCACGGTTGAGTTCCAGTCTGATGGCCTGACGGATGCGCTCCGAATCGAATCGAATAATTTTTGTATGAACTGCCTGTCTGCCCAATGGCGGTGTATGAAGCAAGGAGATATCTTTAATATTCATCAGCGACATATGAAGAGTTCTCGGGATTGGCGTAGCCGTCAAAGTAAGCACATCTACCATCTGTCGCAATTTTTTAAGCCGTTCCTTGTGTTCGACCCCAAATCGCTGCTCTTCGTCAATAATCACGAGACCAAGGTCTTTAAAATAGACATCTTTCTGCAAAAGCCGGTGGGTACCGATGAGAATATCTATAGAACCGGCAGCCACCTTCTCCAGTGTTTCCTTCTGTTCCCTGCGCGTCTTAAACCTGCTTAACACACCTATCTTAACAGGATAATCGGCCATGCGTTCTGAAAATGTAGCATAGTGCTGCTGTGCAAGAATAGTTGTGGGAACCAGCACAGCC contains these protein-coding regions:
- a CDS encoding outer membrane lipoprotein carrier protein LolA yields the protein MEDAVNRNKFILFTLFITGSIFFHGLAFSMAASVAKNLDDILSEIDKANNAFKTLKADVTFTRTITLLESTETSQGEMHYKKPKRLYLKFYPPRNEINVVDGKYVWVYHPAEKQVEKYEMNQSKQSSQGLSFFEFGYGESVESAKKDYTITLRETKEVGKKRFYILDLVPKEPKSQYSNIRLWVEDGFWLPGRIELYESEGEVVNVIELKNIKLNKSMSDKLFIFKVPRGVEVIEPFK
- a CDS encoding HAD family hydrolase, producing the protein MLRGIIFDMDGTLTKPNVDFAALEREIGAKVGFIIDYAEKSSPEERQRALEILERYEAQAAMESELNEGVLEMLEFVSKKQLKKALLTRNSRKSVNTVLRKHNLHFEFIVSREDTKPKPAPDPIFLLSKRMDIHTDHLLMVGDYKYDIMCGKAAGTKTALLRYAEYVETEISPDFEINSIREVIHIIEHFEKMSTDLNGGRSE
- the sugE gene encoding quaternary ammonium compound efflux SMR transporter SugE; the protein is MSWIILLIAGVFEVVWAVGLKYTHGFTRLLPSVVTAFAMIMSFVLLGIAARGLPIGTSYAVWTGIGTIGTVVAGIFLFHEPRDWGRICCILFILSGVAGLRILGR